A part of Notolabrus celidotus isolate fNotCel1 chromosome 21, fNotCel1.pri, whole genome shotgun sequence genomic DNA contains:
- the cdkn1d gene encoding cyclin-dependent kinase inhibitor 1D isoform X1: MLVEKKKRALTCSIFFPGNSEGTFSMDSKLSGLHVVLKVIRAKDGEMASSSSSTAGQATESSIEISRLGGIEALRLKMGPVRRNLFGPVDHQQLQEDFQRLLCINLEAANKRWNFDFQSEMPEKGSSMEWEELRCQDVPAFYRSCMVKPASHSLRKRRMSTSSRECSSGSNSSSGSGDEFLEVTTRGYYRIKLQRKRRQSSITDFFKVKKSRLLHHKAPSRH; encoded by the exons AtgctggtggaaaaaaaaaaacgtgcttTGACTTGCTCAATTTTTTTCCCGGGAAATTCGGAGGGAACTTTTTCGATGGATTCAAAATTAAGCGGGTTACACGTGGTGTTGAAAGTGATTAGAGCTAA GGACGGAGAAATggcttcttcatcatcatcaacagcaGGACAAGCTACAGAATCTAGCATAGAAATATCACGCCTGGGAGGCATCGAGGCCTTGAGATTGAAGATGGGGCCTGTGCGGAGGAACCTCTTTGGTCCTGTTGACcaccagcagctgcaggaggactTCCAAAGGCTCCTCTGTATAAACTTAGAGGCGGCCAACAAGCGATGGAACTTTGATTTCCAGAGCGAAATGCCAGAGAAGGGATCCAGTATGGAGTGGGAGGAGCTTAGGTGCCAGGATGTTCCTGCGTTTTATCGTAGCTGTATGGTTAAACCAGCGTCACATTCACTTAGGAAAAGGCGGATGTCGACTTCATCGCGGGAATGCTCCTCAGGGTCCAACAGCTCTTCAGGGTCTGGGGATGAGTTCCTGGAGGTGACCACCAGAGGGTACTATAGGATCAAATTGCAAAGAAAACGCAGACAGTCTTCTATCACAG aTTTCTTCAAGGTGAAGAAGAGCAGGCTCCTGCATCACAAGGCACCATCTCGACACTAG
- the cdkn1d gene encoding cyclin-dependent kinase inhibitor 1D isoform X3, with translation MASSSSSTAGQATESSIEISRLGGIEALRLKMGPVRRNLFGPVDHQQLQEDFQRLLCINLEAANKRWNFDFQSEMPEKGSSMEWEELRCQDVPAFYRSCMVKPASHSLRKRRMSTSSRECSSGSNSSSGSGDEFLEVTTRGYYRIKLQRKRRQSSITDFFKVKKSRLLHHKAPSRH, from the exons ATggcttcttcatcatcatcaacagcaGGACAAGCTACAGAATCTAGCATAGAAATATCACGCCTGGGAGGCATCGAGGCCTTGAGATTGAAGATGGGGCCTGTGCGGAGGAACCTCTTTGGTCCTGTTGACcaccagcagctgcaggaggactTCCAAAGGCTCCTCTGTATAAACTTAGAGGCGGCCAACAAGCGATGGAACTTTGATTTCCAGAGCGAAATGCCAGAGAAGGGATCCAGTATGGAGTGGGAGGAGCTTAGGTGCCAGGATGTTCCTGCGTTTTATCGTAGCTGTATGGTTAAACCAGCGTCACATTCACTTAGGAAAAGGCGGATGTCGACTTCATCGCGGGAATGCTCCTCAGGGTCCAACAGCTCTTCAGGGTCTGGGGATGAGTTCCTGGAGGTGACCACCAGAGGGTACTATAGGATCAAATTGCAAAGAAAACGCAGACAGTCTTCTATCACAG aTTTCTTCAAGGTGAAGAAGAGCAGGCTCCTGCATCACAAGGCACCATCTCGACACTAG
- the cdkn1d gene encoding cyclin-dependent kinase inhibitor 1D isoform X2, translated as MITGDGEMASSSSSTAGQATESSIEISRLGGIEALRLKMGPVRRNLFGPVDHQQLQEDFQRLLCINLEAANKRWNFDFQSEMPEKGSSMEWEELRCQDVPAFYRSCMVKPASHSLRKRRMSTSSRECSSGSNSSSGSGDEFLEVTTRGYYRIKLQRKRRQSSITDFFKVKKSRLLHHKAPSRH; from the exons ATGATAACTGG GGACGGAGAAATggcttcttcatcatcatcaacagcaGGACAAGCTACAGAATCTAGCATAGAAATATCACGCCTGGGAGGCATCGAGGCCTTGAGATTGAAGATGGGGCCTGTGCGGAGGAACCTCTTTGGTCCTGTTGACcaccagcagctgcaggaggactTCCAAAGGCTCCTCTGTATAAACTTAGAGGCGGCCAACAAGCGATGGAACTTTGATTTCCAGAGCGAAATGCCAGAGAAGGGATCCAGTATGGAGTGGGAGGAGCTTAGGTGCCAGGATGTTCCTGCGTTTTATCGTAGCTGTATGGTTAAACCAGCGTCACATTCACTTAGGAAAAGGCGGATGTCGACTTCATCGCGGGAATGCTCCTCAGGGTCCAACAGCTCTTCAGGGTCTGGGGATGAGTTCCTGGAGGTGACCACCAGAGGGTACTATAGGATCAAATTGCAAAGAAAACGCAGACAGTCTTCTATCACAG aTTTCTTCAAGGTGAAGAAGAGCAGGCTCCTGCATCACAAGGCACCATCTCGACACTAG